One Cyprinus carpio isolate SPL01 unplaced genomic scaffold, ASM1834038v1 S000006628, whole genome shotgun sequence DNA window includes the following coding sequences:
- the LOC122144271 gene encoding transforming growth factor beta receptor type 3-like yields the protein MFQSQLLSLPDLGIMDQGMFPPELSILFNTNPLPKPSARDPSARNRFPFPFLPSAGQGLSFPPLTPSMEEHDHQAGGPEEQQGASNVGFNVQCEKNKMVVSINKETLQANGFGKPNITLQDSQCKATSNNTHYILETPLSGCPNHQNSLPAQPQWSFISIQFEY from the exons ATGTTTCAGTCTCAACTGCTGTCACTTCCAGATCTAGGGATCATGGATCAGGGAATGTTCCCACCAGAGTTGTCCATTCTCTTTAACACCAACCCACTTCCTAAGCCCAGCGCCCGGGATCCCTCTGCACGGAACAGATTCCCGTTTCCCTTCCTTCCATCCGCTGGCCAGGGCCTGTCATTCCCACCTCTGACCCCGTCTATGGAGGAGCACGATCATCAGGCTGGGGGTCCCGAGGAGCAGCAGGGGGCTTCGAATGTAGGATTCAATGTGCAGTGTGAGAAGAACAAAATGGTTGTCAGCATCAACAAGGAAACTCTACAG GCCAATGGGTTTGGAAAACCCAATATCACTCTTCAGGACTCCCAATGCAAAGCAACCTCCAACAACACACACTATATACTGGAGACGCCCCTGTCTGGCTGCCCAAACCACCAAAATTCCCTCCCAGCCCAG